From the Pieris napi chromosome 20, ilPieNapi1.2, whole genome shotgun sequence genome, one window contains:
- the LOC125059916 gene encoding uncharacterized protein LOC125059916 has product MQIVNCVTMCNLLAGLRMWAVFLCYLLAEVKTYPMQGWPVYGPEPRDYNEDDYYYSPKVQYYYDAPAVNPPEVYGQVPYSYMYDPYGHFAKDLPKIDDERFSALPIGQETWYESDSNSRWRSNNEIDDVNAAFLDNLILTQMARDAQRRRENARAAFSNVDYEEKGTEDEDVRELKALAGKPMYHVPKTVPRFDDDEDDDYEGDDSESFINWNGNKRSVTTEAPQTTTFTPVAQKAGQKEVVMPRPAQKTHHFNIQSKFDQNKRSIPLYNAFPRLEDINNDSTKTRRIGKRFVASDSDLVVELRGLKHRIAT; this is encoded by the exons ATGCAAATAGTGAACTGTGTGACAATGTGCAATCTTTTGGCTGGTCTGAG AATGTGGGCGGTCTTCTTGTGCTATTTATTAGCCGAAGTTAAGACATATCCCATGCAAGGATGGCCTGTATATGGACCAGAACCCAGAGATTATAATGAAGATGACTATTATTATTCGCCTAAAGTCCAATACTACTATGATGCTCCAGCCGTCAACCCCCCTGAAGTGTACGGTCAAGTTCCTTATTCATACATGTACGATCCATACGGGCATTTTGCCAAAGATCTCCCGAAGATAGACGATGAACGTTTTTCAGCCCTACCAATAGGCCAAGAAACGTGGTACGAAAGTGATTCTAACTCCCGCTGGCGCTCGAATAACGAAATTGATGACGTCAATGCAGCTTTCCTTGACAACCTTATACTTACGCAAATGGCCCGAGACGCCCAAAGGCGGCGTGAAAACGCCCGTGCTGCGTTTTCTAACGTCGATTACGAAGAAAAAGGCACTGAAGATGAAGATGTTAGAGAATTAAAAGCACTGGCAGGAAAACCCATGTACCACGTACCTAAAACAGTCCCAAggtttgatgatgatgaagacGATGATTACGAAGGTGACGACTCTGAGAGCTTTATAAACTGGAATGGCAACAAAAGGAGCGTAACCACAGAGGCACCCCAAACGACGACATTTACACCTGTGGCTCAAAAGGCGGGTCAAAAAGAAGTCGTGATGCCTCGCCCTGCACAGAAAACTCATCATTTCAATATTCAGTCTAAATTCGACCAAAATAAGCGATCCATTCCATTGTACAACGCATTTCCTCGACTTgaagatataaataat GACTCAACGAAAACAAGAAGAATTGGCAAGCGCTT